Part of the Acidaminococcales bacterium genome, CCCCTATCCCCGAAACGGGATTGTCAGGCTTGACTTTGAATACATCCTTTTGTTCAAAAAGCCGGGCAAGGGGCATACCCCGACAAAAGAACAAAAAGAACGCTCCATAATGACCAACTTGGAATGGAACGCTTATTTTAATGGGCATTGGAATTTCGCGGGGACAAAACAAGACAAACATCTCGCGATGTTTCCCGATGAATTGCCGCGCCGCTTAATCAAGATGTTTTCTTTTGCGGGGGAGACAGTTCTCGATCCTTTCGCCGGGAGCGGGACAACCGCAAAAGTCGCGCGGGAATTAGGGCGCAATTCAATCAATTACGAGATTAATCCCGAATTTATTGCCGTCATGCAACGCAAGGTCGAGGAAAACTCGTTGTTCGGTTCCGCTTGCGTCAAAACTGTCTATGATACGGAAAAATACGTCGATCGGGAAGCCTTGTTGAATGAATTGCCTTACCGTTTTGTTGACAGCCATAAACTCGACAAGGCAATCGACATAAAAACGCGCCAGTATGGCTCGAAAATAAGCAAAGCGGCTAAAGTGGCGGAAGCTAAATTATTTAACGTGAAACGCGTCATATCGCCGGAGGCGCTAGAGCTCAATACAGGCGCGGTAATAAGGCTGATAGGCATAAAGCAGGATGTGTCGCGCCTTGAAAGCGCCATTGATTTTCTTTGGTCAAAACTGCGCGGGCGAAAAGTATTCTTAAAGCAAGAAGACGTTCCCTACAAAGACAATGGGACGCCCGCCTATGTTTATCTTGACAACAAAACATTTGTAAACGCCCATTTGTTGAAACATGGTTACGCGTTCGTTGACATATCTTTGCCTTTTACACACATGGACAAATTTTTAAAGATTCGCGGCCAAGCGTAACGGGGGGAAGGCATAGTGGCAAAAGAATGGATACTTAACAGCGCAACGAACCGGTTTCAGCTTAATTTCAAGCGCAATGTCGGCGCTGTGTCGGAAGCGATACGAAAGTGCGCGCCCAAAACCGCCGACGCATGGCGCGGGTATTATTTCGCCAATGTACGTCCGCAAGCGCATATAAAAGACTTGGGGCGCAAGCTTTATACAAAAATTAAGGCAAAAGTTAACGGCAAAAAGGAAATTGTCAACATTGGCGTCATCGTGGACATACAAAATGAAATAGCCCGGTTGTCGCAAAAACCAACGAAAGGCCTAAGCGATTTGCCGTGAAGTTCTTCCTGCCGAATGTCTGCCGCCATCCGCAATGACCGGGGAAACCCTGCTGGGATTGGTTGACATAGTGCCGCTGAATAAGCCGGCCATAACAATTCGGCCCCAAAAGCGCCGCGCTTTGTGCTTTTCGGAAAAGGTTGCCGGTATCCCTTTCTTTGTTGAAACAAATGGGCAAGCAATACGCAGCATACGAACGGAGGGCCAAAAAGCAATGAAAAAAGTCCTGTCCATCGCCGGCTCGGACTGTAGCGGCGGCGCCGGCGTGCAAGCCGATCTCAAGACTTTTTCCGCCTTCGGCGTTTTCGGCATGAGCGTCATCGTGTCGGTCGTGGCGGAAAACACCGCCCGGGTCATCGGCATACAGGACGTTTCGCCGGACATGGTGGAAAAACAAATGGACGCGGTTTTTGAGGACATCGGCGCGGATGCCGTCAAGGTCGGGATGCTCTCTTCGGTCGAATGTATGGCGGCGGCGGCGGGGAAATTGTCGTTTTACGCGCCGGACAATATTGTCGTCGATCCCGTGATGTACGCCAAGGGAGGCGCCCCGCTGATGCGGGAGGACGCCGTTTCTTTTTTCGTCCGTACCGTACTGCCGCTCGCCGACGTGCTGACGCCCAACATTCCCGAGGCCGAGGCGATTGCCGGCCTGAAAATAAAAAACCCTGCCGACATGAGGCGGGCGGCCGAGATCATGCACGGCATGGGCTGCAAAAACGTCATAGTGAAAGGCGGGCACGGGGCGGGGGAAGCCATCGACGTACTTTTTGACGGCGAGCGGCACCATTGTTTCGGCGGCGAGCGCATAAACACCAAAAACACCCACGGCACGGGCTGCACCTATTCTTCCGCCATCGCCGCCTGTCTGGCGCTGGGCTATGGCGTCGAAGAATCCGCCGCCCGGGCCAAAGAATATGTTACGGATGCCATCCGGCACGCCCCGGGCATCGGCAAGGGGAACGGGCCGACCCATCACTTTTACGGCCTGTACGCAAAGGCCGGCCTTTTAACGACGGACGGGAGCCGGCAAGCGCCGCCTGGCCAAACAAAAAAATAAGGGGACAAATGCGCCGGGAAAAGGCGCCCCCCTATTCTTGCCGTTTGCCACAAGCCGCCGCCGCCGGCCGTGGGCACTTGCGGCCCTTGTTGTTTTGCGGCAATAGGACGGTTTCCCGCAGCCTGTTTTTAATGCCGCCAACCGCTTTTTTTATTCCCATTTTTTGCCGCCGGCCGCCCCGCTTTCCATGGCCAAGGCTATGGCCGCCTCTTTGGGGCGCTCTTTGCTTTTCCGCCGAAAGGCGGCATCGCCTTGCCCTTTTGTCGTTTGCGGCAATTCTTCGAAGATCTTCAGCAAATTTTCCCGGTTTGCGGGCGCGGCGTCCATCTCGGGCAAAGGGCCGGCCATTCCTTCGTATTGGGGGAAAGCGCTGTTGATTCTCTTTTCCATCCTGTTTAAATTGCGGCTTAGTTCCTTCAATTGGGCGGCGCAAAGTTTGCCCGCCGCCTGCTTTGGCGCCTTCCCTGCGGGCTGGGGTCACTTTTCCATTGTTTTTACAAAGGCGGCCATTTTAAAATCGTCGCCTTTGATATGGTTGACCAGCCAATTGCCGATGACGGAGGAAATCTTGTCCGCGACCTCATCGGTAGGGCCTTCGCGCAAAAGTTCCTCGGTCAGGCCGCGCACCGTAATTTTGAATTCCTCGTGATAGCGTTTATGGTCAAGGTAACAAGGATAGTCGTATTGCGCCTGGAGTTTTTCTTCGTCGGCAAAGTGCTTTATGGTGTAGGCGGCCAGAAATTCCATGGTGTTGGCTACTTCCGCGTGCCCTTGCCCGCTCCGGCAAGCCGCGATGAGCGCGTTAAGGGCGGCAACCAGTTGTTTGTGCTGGTTGTCGATCATCTTGTGGCCTGTTTCCAAACTTTTGTCCCATTCGTAAGGCATTTTTTCTTCTCCCGATATTTATTTTGCCGCGCAAGGCCTATTAGCGTTTTAAACTGAGAACAGCATAAAAACAAGGCGGAGAGTGTTGACATGACAGAAAGAAACGTCCTGGTAACAGGGGCTTCCAAGGGCATCGGCTACGCAACGGCCGTCTTGTTCGCGCAAGAAGGCTGCCGGGTGTACGCCAATTATCACAAAACTTACGAGCCTTTGCGCCTTTTGGCGGAAAGCTGCGCGCGGGCGGGGCAAACGCTCATCCCCGCGCGGGCGGACGTTACGGCGAAAAAAGAGGTGGACGCCCTGTTCGCCCTGGCGGACAAGACGGATGTATTGGTCAATAACGCCGGCATCGCGCAGACAAAGGAATTCACGCAACTTAGCGAAGCCGACTGGGACAATATGCTGGCGGCAAATTTAAAATCCGTTTTTTTATGCTCCCAGGCCGCCCTGCCCTACATGCTGCGCGCAAAGCGCGGCTGCATTATCAACATCGCATCCGTTTGGGGGGTCGCGGGCGGCTCCTGCGAGGCGCATTATTCCGCCGCCAAGGCGGGGATCGTCGGCCTGACAAAAGCGCTGGCCAAGGAATTGGGCCCGTCCGGGATACGCGTTAATTGCATAGCGCCCGGGGTGATAGACACGGACATGAACGGCGCCCTGGCAAAGGCGGAGCGGCAAGCGCTGACAGAGGCGACGCCGCTCGGCCGGATCGGGCGGCCGCAGGACATAGCCCGGGCGGCCTTGTTTCTCGCCGCCAACGATTTTATCACCGGCGAGGTCCTCAACGTAAACGGCGGGTTTTATATTTGACGCCGCTTTGCCGGCCTTGGCGGGCGGCCTGGGACAGTCCGGGGCTTTTCATTTTTTTCGCAAACAATAAAAGGTTATGGACATCAAGACGATGGCGCCGCCGACAATCGCCGCGTTGGACGGCCGTTCGCCGATAAAGAGAAATACCCAGAGCGGGTTCAGCATCGGTTCTATAGTGGGGACGATAACCCCTTCCAGCGAGGTTACCCGCACAATGGCGCGGCTGTACATCGCGTAAGATATCCCTATCTGGAAAACGCCCAAGAAAATAAGCGCCAGCCATTCGCCCGCTTCCGGCGCGGGGCCGCCCATAAAAGGCGCCGACAGCAAAAACAATATTACATTGCCGCAAAAGATGGCCGCCGCCGGTTCCGCTTCTTTTATGAAACGAAAGCCTATGACCATGACGGCAAAACAAACGCCGCTAATTATGCCGACGAGGTTGCCGAGGATGTTTGCAAAGGAAAAGTCCCCCACGAAAAACAGCGCCATGCCCAAGACCGTGCTCAAAACAACCATGGCGTCCAAGGGCTTTATTTTCTCCCGGAAAAAACACGCGCTGATGAGCGTAACGTAAATGGGCGCCGTATATTGCAGAAATATAGCGTTGGCGGCGGTGGTAAGTTTGGTGGCGACAACCAGCGTGCCGCACATGCCGGCGTAGGAAAAGGCGCAAAGCCAGACAAATTTGTTCTGCGGCAGCCGCACGGACTCCGGCAAGGCCAACGCGACGGCCAAGGCGGCGATCAGGCCGCGCGTGCCGGCAATCGCCAAAGAGTTCCATTCAATATATTTAATGAACAGGCCGCCGAAACTCCACATAATGGCGCTCACGACGAGAAAACTCAAAGCTTTTCGCCGTCCGTCCACTTTGAGCAGCTTTTTAAACGGCATGTTGTTTCCTTTGCATCAGATGGCTATGAGCTCATATTCGCGCGAGCCCATGCCCAATTCCTCGGCGTAGGCGAGCGCGCGCCGCCCGTCCACGGCGGGGCGCAGGGCGAGGAATTTATCTTCGCCGGGCGGGACCGGCCTTGCGTATTCGGAATCGGCCAGCCCCGCCTGTTTGTTGACCAGATCGAGCGCCGCCTGGTCAATGGCCACCGGGTCGGCGGAAGCGAGAAAGCCTATGTCGGGCACCAAAGGCGCGTCGCTCCAAGGCACGCAGTCGCAATAAGGGGTAACCGAGGCCGCGAGGGTAATATAGGCGGCTTTGCCCTTTTTGCCGAGCAAGGCGGCATAAGCGTATTCGGCCATGCGCTCAAGAAAATCG contains:
- the thiD gene encoding bifunctional hydroxymethylpyrimidine kinase/phosphomethylpyrimidine kinase, whose amino-acid sequence is MKKVLSIAGSDCSGGAGVQADLKTFSAFGVFGMSVIVSVVAENTARVIGIQDVSPDMVEKQMDAVFEDIGADAVKVGMLSSVECMAAAAGKLSFYAPDNIVVDPVMYAKGGAPLMREDAVSFFVRTVLPLADVLTPNIPEAEAIAGLKIKNPADMRRAAEIMHGMGCKNVIVKGGHGAGEAIDVLFDGERHHCFGGERINTKNTHGTGCTYSSAIAACLALGYGVEESAARAKEYVTDAIRHAPGIGKGNGPTHHFYGLYAKAGLLTTDGSRQAPPGQTKK
- the fabG gene encoding 3-oxoacyl-ACP reductase FabG yields the protein MTERNVLVTGASKGIGYATAVLFAQEGCRVYANYHKTYEPLRLLAESCARAGQTLIPARADVTAKKEVDALFALADKTDVLVNNAGIAQTKEFTQLSEADWDNMLAANLKSVFLCSQAALPYMLRAKRGCIINIASVWGVAGGSCEAHYSAAKAGIVGLTKALAKELGPSGIRVNCIAPGVIDTDMNGALAKAERQALTEATPLGRIGRPQDIARAALFLAANDFITGEVLNVNGGFYI
- a CDS encoding DMT family transporter, whose translation is MPFKKLLKVDGRRKALSFLVVSAIMWSFGGLFIKYIEWNSLAIAGTRGLIAALAVALALPESVRLPQNKFVWLCAFSYAGMCGTLVVATKLTTAANAIFLQYTAPIYVTLISACFFREKIKPLDAMVVLSTVLGMALFFVGDFSFANILGNLVGIISGVCFAVMVIGFRFIKEAEPAAAIFCGNVILFLLSAPFMGGPAPEAGEWLALIFLGVFQIGISYAMYSRAIVRVTSLEGVIVPTIEPMLNPLWVFLFIGERPSNAAIVGGAIVLMSITFYCLRKK
- a CDS encoding hemerythrin family protein; translated protein: MPYEWDKSLETGHKMIDNQHKQLVAALNALIAACRSGQGHAEVANTMEFLAAYTIKHFADEEKLQAQYDYPCYLDHKRYHEEFKITVRGLTEELLREGPTDEVADKISSVIGNWLVNHIKGDDFKMAAFVKTMEK
- a CDS encoding MjaI family restriction endonuclease, whose product is MAKEWILNSATNRFQLNFKRNVGAVSEAIRKCAPKTADAWRGYYFANVRPQAHIKDLGRKLYTKIKAKVNGKKEIVNIGVIVDIQNEIARLSQKPTKGLSDLP